A genomic region of Brevibacillus sp. JNUCC-41 contains the following coding sequences:
- the lepB gene encoding signal peptidase I, whose translation MAKKKNELWEWTKAVIIAVIAATLIRYFLLAPIVVDGNSMMPTLKDTDRMIVNKISYSIGEPKRFDIIVFEAPEGKDYIKRVIGLPGEKVEYRDDTLYVDGKAYDEPYLDEYKEQLIDGGDLTESFTLSDVIEQGTVPEDTLFVLGDNRRFSKDSRHIGVGVVPYDKVLGKTKLVYWPIEDFRLAE comes from the coding sequence ATGGCGAAAAAGAAAAATGAATTGTGGGAATGGACGAAGGCGGTCATAATCGCGGTTATAGCGGCGACGCTGATTCGTTATTTCCTCCTGGCTCCTATTGTTGTGGACGGTAATTCCATGATGCCGACATTAAAGGATACGGACCGCATGATCGTTAATAAAATCTCCTATTCGATCGGCGAACCGAAAAGATTCGACATTATCGTTTTCGAAGCTCCAGAAGGAAAAGATTACATAAAGCGGGTCATCGGATTGCCAGGGGAAAAAGTGGAATATAGAGATGATACTCTATATGTGGATGGAAAAGCTTATGATGAGCCATACTTGGATGAATATAAAGAACAATTGATTGATGGCGGGGATTTGACCGAATCTTTTACATTAAGTGATGTCATAGAACAAGGAACGGTACCTGAAGACACCCTTTTTGTCCTAGGGGATAATCGCCGTTTTAGTAAGGATAGCCGCCATATTGGCGTAGGTGTCGTTCCTTACGATAAAGTGTTAGGAAAAACTAAATTAGTTTATTGGCCGATTGAAGACTTTCGATTGGCGGAATAG
- the ylqF gene encoding ribosome biogenesis GTPase YlqF, translated as MTIQWFPGHMAKARREVTEKLKLIDIIFELVDARIPASSRNPMIDEIIQHKPRVILLNKADMADPVKTNMWLEHYKSQGKTAIAINSQAGNGLNQITAAAKKLLKEKYERMESRGIKPRAIRAMIVGIPNVGKSTLINRLAKKNIAKTGNTPGVTKAQQWIKVGKELELLDTPGILWPKFEDQEVGLKLALTGAIKDTILNLHEVSLYGLRFLEKEYPDRMKSRYNLDVIPQETLELFDAVGKFRGCLASGGFIDYDKTAELVVREIRSEKMGPLTFEVPLDYEEVDIPD; from the coding sequence TTGACAATACAGTGGTTCCCTGGCCATATGGCCAAAGCAAGACGGGAAGTAACAGAGAAATTAAAACTGATCGACATCATCTTTGAACTTGTGGATGCCCGGATTCCGGCATCTTCACGAAATCCGATGATCGATGAAATCATTCAGCATAAACCGCGGGTTATCCTTTTGAATAAAGCGGATATGGCCGATCCGGTAAAAACCAATATGTGGCTTGAGCATTATAAATCGCAGGGGAAAACGGCGATTGCCATTAATTCGCAGGCAGGAAACGGTTTAAACCAGATTACGGCTGCTGCCAAAAAACTTTTAAAAGAGAAGTATGAGCGGATGGAATCTAGAGGAATAAAGCCGAGAGCGATCCGGGCCATGATAGTCGGCATTCCGAACGTTGGGAAATCGACACTAATCAATCGACTTGCCAAAAAGAACATTGCCAAAACAGGGAATACTCCTGGCGTCACGAAAGCGCAGCAATGGATAAAAGTTGGTAAGGAATTGGAATTGCTGGATACGCCGGGGATTCTCTGGCCGAAATTCGAGGATCAAGAAGTTGGTTTGAAGCTTGCATTGACAGGTGCGATCAAGGATACGATTTTAAACTTGCACGAAGTCTCTTTATACGGTCTTCGCTTTTTGGAAAAAGAATATCCGGATCGAATGAAATCCCGTTATAACCTGGATGTAATTCCGCAGGAAACGCTAGAATTGTTCGATGCGGTCGGAAAGTTCAGGGGCTGTTTGGCATCTGGGGGCTTCATCGATTATGATAAGACCGCGGAGTTGGTCGTACGTGAAATCCGTTCAGAAAAGATGGGCCCGCTTACGTTCGAGGTCCCATTAGATTATGAAGAGGTTGATATTCCCGATTAA
- the sucD gene encoding succinate--CoA ligase subunit alpha: MSVYINKDTKVIVQGITGATALFHTKQMLEYGTKIVGGVTPGKGGTEAEGVPVFNTVSEAVTETGANASVIYVPAPFAADAILEAVDAELDLVICITEHIPVLDMVKVKRYMEGKKTRLIGPNCPGVITPEECKIGIMPGYIHKKGHVGVVSRSGTLTYEAVHQLSQAGIGQSSAVGIGGDPVNGTDFIDVLKAFNEDPETHAVIMIGEIGGTAEEEAAIWVKENMTKPVVGFIGGRTAPAGKRMGHAGAIISGGKGTADEKIRVMNECGIKVAETPSVMGETLISVLKEKEIYEPCKTH; encoded by the coding sequence ATGAGCGTTTATATTAATAAAGATACGAAAGTGATCGTTCAGGGAATCACTGGTGCAACAGCATTATTTCATACAAAACAAATGTTGGAATACGGCACGAAAATCGTTGGAGGAGTCACTCCGGGTAAAGGTGGAACAGAAGCGGAAGGAGTACCTGTATTCAATACAGTTTCCGAAGCTGTCACTGAAACCGGTGCGAATGCTTCCGTTATCTATGTACCGGCGCCATTTGCTGCCGATGCAATTCTGGAAGCTGTAGACGCAGAACTTGATCTTGTCATTTGTATCACGGAACATATTCCTGTCCTGGATATGGTCAAGGTTAAGCGTTACATGGAAGGCAAAAAAACTCGCTTGATCGGACCGAACTGCCCAGGTGTCATTACTCCTGAAGAGTGTAAGATTGGTATCATGCCAGGATATATCCACAAAAAAGGCCATGTAGGTGTAGTTTCACGTTCTGGAACTTTAACGTACGAAGCCGTTCACCAATTATCGCAAGCTGGCATCGGGCAATCTTCGGCTGTCGGTATCGGTGGGGATCCAGTTAACGGAACGGATTTCATCGACGTATTGAAGGCATTCAATGAAGATCCGGAAACACATGCTGTGATCATGATCGGGGAAATCGGCGGAACGGCAGAAGAAGAAGCAGCAATCTGGGTGAAGGAAAATATGACTAAGCCAGTTGTTGGTTTCATTGGTGGCCGTACGGCTCCTGCCGGTAAACGCATGGGACATGCCGGAGCCATTATCTCAGGAGGAAAAGGAACTGCTGACGAGAAAATCCGCGTTATGAACGAATGTGGAATTAAAGTTGCCGAAACTCCATCCGTAATGGGTGAAACATTGATTTCCGTCTTGAAAGAAAAAGAGATTTACGAACCTTGTAAAACACATTAA
- the dprA gene encoding DNA-processing protein DprA, whose translation MNKKEKLIHLHHCRGAGWKSIQTIMSKDPSLSSLFTTDYVEWAKMLPIPSNKLNLFLKDLHSLNTIDKLKNYEDSQIHCLTIFDDEYPFLLKQIFDPPWVLYYKGDKKLLTRKNTLGVVGTRKPTSYGLEALKSILLPLVKKKFVIISGVAAGIDAESHKITLKEGGDTIGVLGGGLMQIYPKSNVTLAEEIVNKGLLISETPPEMKAEPWMFPLRNRIISGLSQGVFVVEAKERSGSLITAQAALEHGREVFALPGNVTSLESLGTNQLISDGAKLVLSSRQIEEEF comes from the coding sequence TTGAATAAAAAAGAAAAGTTAATCCATCTCCATCATTGCCGCGGGGCAGGATGGAAATCAATCCAAACAATCATGTCAAAAGACCCGTCATTATCTTCCCTATTCACGACGGATTACGTTGAATGGGCAAAAATGCTCCCTATCCCTTCAAATAAGCTCAACCTCTTTCTCAAAGATTTACATTCACTCAATACCATCGATAAACTTAAAAATTACGAAGATAGCCAAATCCATTGTTTGACGATCTTCGATGATGAATATCCTTTTTTACTGAAGCAAATATTCGATCCTCCATGGGTTCTTTATTATAAAGGTGATAAGAAGCTTTTAACAAGGAAGAATACGCTAGGTGTTGTTGGAACACGTAAGCCAACCTCGTATGGTCTGGAGGCCTTAAAATCGATTCTATTACCGCTAGTAAAGAAAAAGTTCGTGATCATAAGCGGGGTGGCGGCTGGAATCGATGCAGAGTCACATAAGATCACATTAAAGGAAGGCGGAGATACGATTGGGGTTTTAGGAGGAGGGCTTATGCAAATATATCCGAAATCCAATGTTACCCTTGCTGAAGAAATCGTCAATAAAGGCCTGCTTATATCTGAGACTCCACCGGAAATGAAGGCGGAACCTTGGATGTTTCCGCTTAGGAATCGAATCATCAGTGGATTATCACAGGGAGTATTCGTGGTCGAGGCAAAAGAAAGGAGCGGTTCCCTTATTACGGCACAAGCTGCTTTGGAACATGGCAGGGAGGTATTTGCACTTCCTGGAAATGTTACAAGCCTTGAATCACTGGGGACCAATCAATTGATTTCCGATGGTGCCAAACTTGTTTTGAGTTCCAGGCAGATCGAGGAAGAGTTTTGA
- the sucC gene encoding ADP-forming succinate--CoA ligase subunit beta, translating to MNIHEYQGKEILRQYGVSVPNGRVAFTVDEAVEAAKELGTEVVVVKAQIHAGGRGKAGGVKVAKNLDEARTYAEEILGKTLVTHQTGPAGKEVKRLLIEEGCDITKEYYIGLVLDRATNSVVLMASEEGGTEIEEVAEKTPEKIFKEVIDPVVGLTGFQARRIAFNINIPASLINKASKLMVNLYTAFVEKDCSIAEINPLVVTGDGNVMALDAKLNFDDNAIYRQKDIAEFRDLDEEDAKEIEASKHGLSYISLDGNIGCMVNGAGLAMATMDIIKHYMGDPANFLDVGGGATEEKVKEAFKIILSDKNVKGIFVNIFGGIMKCDIIATGVVAAAKELGLDVPLVVRLEGTNVDLGKKILKESGLNITAAESMADGAQKIVSLVG from the coding sequence ATGAATATCCATGAGTATCAGGGGAAAGAGATATTGCGACAATACGGGGTATCCGTTCCAAATGGCCGGGTTGCCTTTACTGTTGATGAAGCAGTGGAAGCAGCGAAGGAGTTAGGTACGGAAGTTGTTGTCGTAAAAGCTCAAATTCATGCGGGCGGCCGCGGGAAAGCCGGCGGAGTCAAGGTAGCGAAGAATCTTGATGAAGCTCGTACATATGCAGAAGAGATTCTTGGCAAGACGTTGGTGACCCATCAAACAGGACCTGCAGGCAAGGAAGTTAAGCGTTTACTTATAGAAGAGGGCTGCGACATTACGAAAGAGTATTATATCGGGCTGGTCCTTGACCGTGCTACGAATAGTGTCGTGTTGATGGCTTCTGAAGAAGGCGGAACGGAAATTGAGGAAGTGGCCGAAAAGACGCCAGAGAAAATTTTCAAAGAAGTAATCGATCCGGTTGTCGGCCTGACTGGCTTCCAAGCACGGAGGATTGCATTCAATATCAATATTCCGGCTTCACTTATAAATAAAGCTTCCAAGCTGATGGTTAACTTATATACTGCTTTCGTTGAAAAAGATTGCTCAATCGCAGAAATCAACCCATTAGTGGTTACGGGCGACGGAAATGTAATGGCACTTGATGCTAAATTGAATTTTGATGATAATGCGATTTACCGCCAAAAAGACATCGCGGAATTCCGTGATTTGGATGAAGAGGATGCAAAAGAGATTGAAGCATCAAAACATGGCCTTAGTTACATATCGCTTGACGGAAATATCGGATGCATGGTTAATGGTGCCGGGCTTGCTATGGCTACGATGGACATCATTAAACATTATATGGGAGATCCGGCTAACTTCCTTGACGTTGGTGGCGGCGCCACTGAGGAAAAAGTGAAAGAGGCTTTCAAAATCATCCTTTCCGATAAAAATGTTAAAGGCATCTTCGTTAATATCTTCGGAGGAATCATGAAATGTGACATCATCGCAACAGGCGTCGTGGCTGCTGCTAAAGAGCTTGGCTTGGATGTCCCTCTTGTTGTTCGTCTTGAAGGAACGAATGTGGACCTTGGCAAAAAGATTCTAAAAGAGTCAGGTTTAAATATTACGGCTGCTGAATCAATGGCTGATGGAGCACAAAAAATAGTATCACTTGTAGGATAA
- a CDS encoding EscU/YscU/HrcU family type III secretion system export apparatus switch protein: MINEQRKEAIALKYDQRTSKAPVILAKGKGKTAENILKTAMKLNIPVQRDESLAALLGQLDINQTIPEELYGAVAEVFAFIYKVDKDMNR; this comes from the coding sequence ATGATAAATGAGCAACGAAAAGAAGCCATTGCCTTAAAGTATGATCAAAGAACGTCCAAAGCGCCCGTCATATTGGCGAAGGGGAAAGGTAAAACGGCTGAAAATATTCTGAAAACGGCCATGAAACTGAATATACCGGTCCAGAGGGACGAATCGCTTGCTGCACTTTTAGGTCAATTGGATATAAATCAAACGATTCCGGAAGAATTATATGGAGCAGTTGCAGAGGTATTTGCATTCATTTATAAAGTTGACAAGGACATGAATCGGTAG
- the topA gene encoding type I DNA topoisomerase — translation MSEYLVIVESPAKAKTIERYLGKKYKVKASMGHVRDLPKSQMGVDVEHEYEPKYITIRGKGPVLKELKTAAKKAKKIYLAADPDREGEAIAWHLAHSLDVDVNSDCRVVFNEITKEAIKESFKSPRPINMKLVDAQQARRVLDRLVGYNISPLLWKKVKKGLSAGRVQSVAVRMIIDREKEIKDFIPEEYWTIKADFVKGKEQFEGSFFSLGGEKKELKTEEDVKKVLASLNGGEFTIGAVAKKERRRNPAAPFTTSSLQQEAARKLNFRAKKTMMLAQQLYEGIELGKEGTVGLITYMRTDSTRISDVAKEEVHTFIQNNYGKDYVQAEQRKEKKQTNAQDAHEAVRPTSTLREPGVVKEFLSRDQFRLYKLIWERFVSSQMSSAVMDTMSIDLHNGEVIFRANGSKIKFPGFMKVYVEGSDDSVEEKENALPDVKKGDQFFSKDIEPKQHFTQPPPRYTEARLVKTLEELGIGRPSTYAPTLDTIQKRGYVTLDNKRFIPTELGEIVLELIREFFPDILDAEFTAKMEQEFDSVEEGSIEWIKVIDEFYKEFAIHLAKAEVEMEKIEIKDEPAGEDCVECGHGMVFKMGRYGKFMACSNFPDCRNTKPIVKEIGVKCPKCKEGNIIERKSKKRRIFYGCDTYPGCDFISWDKPLPRSCPKCEGTLVEKKLKKGVQVQCMDCDFKEMPQA, via the coding sequence ATGTCAGAATACTTAGTGATTGTGGAATCGCCCGCAAAGGCGAAAACAATAGAACGTTACTTGGGAAAAAAATATAAAGTAAAGGCTTCCATGGGGCATGTTCGAGATTTGCCTAAAAGTCAAATGGGTGTCGATGTTGAACATGAATATGAGCCTAAATATATAACTATCCGCGGCAAAGGCCCGGTTTTAAAAGAATTGAAAACCGCTGCGAAAAAAGCGAAAAAAATCTATCTCGCGGCTGACCCCGACAGGGAAGGGGAAGCCATTGCCTGGCATTTGGCTCACAGTCTTGATGTTGATGTTAACTCTGATTGCCGTGTGGTATTCAACGAGATCACGAAAGAGGCCATCAAAGAATCATTTAAATCGCCGAGGCCAATAAATATGAAATTGGTTGATGCCCAGCAGGCAAGAAGGGTTTTGGATCGTTTAGTCGGATACAATATAAGCCCGCTTTTGTGGAAAAAAGTGAAAAAAGGCTTAAGTGCGGGACGGGTCCAATCGGTTGCTGTACGGATGATCATTGACCGGGAGAAGGAAATCAAAGATTTCATCCCGGAAGAGTATTGGACAATCAAGGCTGATTTTGTAAAAGGCAAAGAACAGTTTGAAGGTTCCTTCTTCAGCCTTGGCGGAGAGAAGAAGGAATTAAAAACCGAAGAGGACGTCAAAAAAGTGCTCGCCTCTTTAAATGGCGGCGAATTTACGATAGGAGCCGTGGCTAAAAAGGAAAGAAGGCGCAATCCAGCTGCCCCTTTTACAACTTCTTCCCTACAACAGGAAGCGGCACGTAAATTGAATTTCCGTGCAAAGAAAACCATGATGCTTGCTCAGCAGCTTTATGAAGGAATCGAGCTTGGCAAGGAAGGTACAGTCGGGTTAATCACTTATATGAGAACCGATTCAACCCGGATTTCCGATGTTGCGAAAGAGGAAGTCCATACATTCATCCAAAATAATTATGGTAAAGATTATGTTCAGGCTGAACAGCGCAAGGAGAAAAAACAAACGAATGCCCAGGACGCCCATGAAGCAGTCAGGCCAACAAGCACATTACGTGAACCGGGTGTGGTCAAGGAGTTCTTATCCAGAGATCAATTCCGTCTTTATAAATTGATATGGGAACGATTCGTTTCTAGTCAAATGTCTTCGGCAGTCATGGATACGATGAGTATCGACCTGCATAACGGGGAGGTCATCTTCAGGGCAAATGGTTCAAAAATTAAATTTCCGGGTTTCATGAAGGTATATGTCGAAGGGTCCGATGACTCGGTGGAAGAAAAGGAAAATGCACTTCCGGATGTAAAAAAAGGAGATCAATTCTTTTCAAAAGATATCGAGCCAAAGCAGCATTTCACACAGCCTCCGCCCCGATATACTGAAGCACGTCTTGTCAAAACCCTAGAGGAACTGGGAATAGGCCGTCCTTCTACATATGCTCCTACCTTGGATACGATTCAAAAACGGGGCTATGTTACCTTGGATAATAAACGGTTCATCCCAACTGAGCTTGGTGAGATCGTTCTTGAATTGATACGCGAATTCTTCCCGGATATTCTTGATGCAGAGTTCACTGCCAAGATGGAACAGGAATTCGACAGCGTCGAGGAAGGCAGTATCGAATGGATAAAGGTCATTGATGAATTTTATAAAGAGTTTGCAATTCATCTGGCCAAAGCTGAAGTCGAGATGGAGAAAATTGAAATTAAAGATGAACCTGCCGGTGAAGATTGCGTGGAATGCGGACATGGGATGGTCTTTAAGATGGGGCGTTATGGAAAGTTCATGGCATGCAGCAATTTCCCGGATTGCCGTAACACAAAGCCAATCGTTAAAGAAATCGGTGTCAAATGCCCAAAATGTAAAGAAGGAAACATCATTGAAAGGAAAAGTAAAAAACGCCGCATATTTTACGGGTGTGATACCTACCCTGGATGTGACTTCATATCATGGGATAAACCGCTTCCGCGGAGTTGTCCAAAATGTGAAGGTACACTTGTTGAAAAGAAACTCAAAAAAGGCGTCCAGGTCCAGTGCATGGATTGTGATTTCAAGGAAATGCCGCAAGCATAG
- the trmD gene encoding tRNA (guanosine(37)-N1)-methyltransferase TrmD, protein MKIDVLSLFPEMFEGVFGSSILKKAAEKQAVSYKVTNFRDYADNKHSTVDDYPYGGGAGMVLKAQPIFDAVEALKGQGELTPRVVLLCPQGERYTQKKAEELAGEEHLIFICGHYEGYDERIREHVVTDEISIGDFVLTGGELGAMVIIDSVVRLLPGVLGNVDSPILDSYSSGLLEHPHYTRPADFRGMKVPDPLISGNHKKIDEWRMKESLRRTWIRRPDLLDSYELSEVEKKLLSEIKKED, encoded by the coding sequence ATGAAAATCGATGTGCTTTCGCTTTTTCCAGAAATGTTCGAAGGGGTATTTGGTTCGTCCATCTTAAAAAAGGCAGCGGAAAAGCAGGCTGTCAGCTATAAGGTGACCAATTTTCGAGATTATGCAGATAATAAACATTCGACGGTAGACGATTATCCGTATGGCGGCGGTGCCGGAATGGTATTGAAGGCACAGCCGATCTTTGATGCTGTGGAAGCTTTAAAAGGGCAAGGTGAGCTAACCCCAAGGGTAGTCCTGCTTTGTCCCCAGGGAGAGCGTTACACGCAGAAAAAAGCCGAAGAGCTTGCCGGAGAGGAACATCTCATTTTCATTTGCGGGCATTATGAAGGGTATGATGAGCGCATCCGGGAGCATGTCGTCACTGATGAAATATCGATTGGAGACTTTGTACTTACAGGCGGGGAATTGGGTGCGATGGTCATTATTGACAGCGTTGTGCGTTTGCTGCCTGGCGTTCTGGGAAATGTTGACTCCCCGATTCTTGATTCCTATTCTTCTGGTTTGTTAGAGCATCCCCATTATACTAGGCCTGCAGATTTCCGGGGGATGAAGGTTCCCGATCCGTTAATATCCGGGAATCATAAAAAAATCGATGAATGGCGGATGAAGGAATCTCTGCGCAGAACTTGGATTCGACGTCCGGATTTGCTCGATAGTTATGAACTATCGGAAGTTGAAAAAAAATTATTATCCGAGATTAAAAAAGAAGACTGA
- the trmFO gene encoding FADH(2)-oxidizing methylenetetrahydrofolate--tRNA-(uracil(54)-C(5))-methyltransferase TrmFO — MKETKVSVIGAGLAGSEAAWQLAKRGIKVDLYEMRPVKQTPAHHTDKFAELVCSNSLRANTLTNAVGVLKEEMRILDSVIMSAADACAVPAGGALAVDRHEFAGLVTERVKNHPNVTVINEEVTEIPEGPTVIATGPLTSQSLSDSLKQIMDEEYLYFYDAAAPILEKDSINMDKVYLKSRYDKGEAAYLNCPMTEEEFDRFYEALIAAETVPLKEFEKEIFFEGCMPIEVMASRGKKTMLFGPLKPVGLEDPKTGKRPFAVVQLRQDDAAGTLYNIVGFQTHLKWGPQKEVLQLIPGLENAEIVRYGVMHRNTFINSPNVLKPTYQFKNRDDLFFAGQMTGVEGYVESAASGLVAGINAARIVQGLEPIIFPAETTMGSMARYITSTNGKSFQPMNANFGLLPDLEVRIKSKKERNETHAKRALDTIQNFVKNL; from the coding sequence ATGAAAGAAACAAAAGTAAGTGTAATCGGTGCTGGGCTTGCTGGAAGTGAAGCGGCGTGGCAGTTAGCTAAAAGAGGAATTAAAGTCGATCTATATGAAATGCGCCCTGTAAAACAAACGCCAGCCCATCATACCGATAAATTCGCTGAACTTGTTTGTTCCAATTCACTTCGGGCAAATACTTTAACAAATGCAGTTGGTGTTTTAAAAGAAGAAATGCGTATTCTGGATTCGGTTATCATGTCGGCAGCAGATGCTTGTGCTGTACCGGCTGGCGGTGCTTTAGCTGTTGATCGACATGAATTTGCCGGTCTTGTTACGGAAAGGGTTAAAAATCATCCAAATGTGACGGTAATTAATGAAGAAGTGACGGAAATTCCGGAAGGTCCTACCGTCATTGCAACCGGTCCGCTTACAAGTCAGTCGCTATCTGACAGTTTAAAGCAAATCATGGATGAAGAATACTTGTACTTCTATGATGCCGCCGCACCAATTCTTGAAAAAGACAGCATAAACATGGATAAAGTATATTTGAAATCCCGTTATGACAAAGGGGAAGCAGCTTATTTGAACTGTCCGATGACGGAAGAAGAGTTTGACCGCTTTTATGAAGCATTGATCGCTGCAGAAACAGTACCACTTAAAGAATTCGAAAAGGAAATCTTTTTTGAAGGCTGCATGCCAATTGAAGTGATGGCATCACGTGGGAAGAAAACGATGTTATTTGGTCCATTGAAGCCTGTTGGATTAGAAGATCCAAAAACGGGAAAACGTCCTTTTGCTGTAGTTCAATTGCGTCAAGATGATGCGGCAGGAACACTTTATAATATTGTTGGTTTTCAGACACATTTGAAATGGGGGCCGCAAAAAGAAGTGTTGCAGCTCATACCTGGATTGGAAAATGCGGAAATTGTGCGTTATGGAGTCATGCATCGAAACACATTCATAAACTCACCTAATGTATTGAAACCTACGTATCAATTCAAGAATCGGGATGATTTATTCTTTGCCGGTCAAATGACTGGTGTCGAAGGGTATGTAGAATCTGCTGCATCAGGACTTGTTGCAGGTATCAATGCTGCAAGGATCGTCCAAGGATTGGAGCCTATCATATTCCCTGCGGAGACGACGATGGGCAGCATGGCAAGGTACATAACTTCGACGAATGGTAAGAGCTTCCAACCGATGAATGCCAACTTTGGATTGCTTCCAGACCTGGAAGTGAGAATCAAATCGAAAAAAGAGCGGAACGAAACGCATGCTAAACGCGCTTTGGACACAATTCAGAACTTTGTGAAAAATTTGTAA
- the rplS gene encoding 50S ribosomal protein L19 — protein MQNLINEITKEQLRSDLPSFRPGDTVRVHVKVIEGTRERIQLFEGVVIKRRGGGVSETFTVRKISYGVGVERAFPVHTPKIAKLEVIRHGKVRRAKLYYLRELRGKKARIKEIRR, from the coding sequence ATGCAAAATCTTATTAACGAAATCACAAAAGAACAACTTCGCTCAGATCTTCCATCATTCAGACCTGGTGACACAGTACGTGTACACGTAAAGGTTATTGAAGGAACTCGCGAACGTATCCAGTTGTTTGAAGGCGTTGTAATCAAACGTCGTGGCGGCGGAGTTAGTGAAACTTTCACAGTACGTAAGATTTCTTACGGCGTTGGAGTAGAACGTGCTTTCCCTGTTCACACACCAAAAATTGCGAAACTAGAAGTTATCCGTCACGGTAAAGTACGTCGTGCGAAACTTTATTACCTACGCGAACTTCGTGGTAAAAAAGCACGTATTAAAGAAATTCGTCGTTAA
- a CDS encoding ribonuclease HII, with protein sequence MTTMSIKEISSKLMTIREPEDPFLQECQEDGRKGVTDLVGKWQRAYEKEQKVRDAFTEMTEFERQLRKQGFSILAGIDEVGRGPLAGPVVTSAVILPESFYLPGLNDSKKIPESKRERFYEMIFKEALSIGVGVVHSEVIDEINIYQATKKAMVAAVNDLSELPDHLLIDAMELDVPIPQLSLIKGDSRSISISAASIIAKVTRDRMMKEYGEKYPEYGFEKHMGYGTSQHLEALRTHGLTPWHRRSFAPVKEIAARTKS encoded by the coding sequence ATAACTACAATGAGCATTAAGGAAATCTCCTCAAAATTAATGACAATAAGAGAACCCGAAGATCCTTTTTTACAAGAATGCCAGGAGGATGGAAGAAAGGGAGTAACCGACTTAGTAGGCAAATGGCAAAGAGCTTATGAAAAAGAACAAAAGGTAAGGGATGCTTTCACGGAAATGACAGAGTTTGAACGGCAATTGCGAAAACAGGGGTTTTCCATTTTGGCTGGTATCGATGAAGTGGGAAGAGGACCGCTCGCAGGACCAGTTGTGACGAGTGCAGTCATCTTGCCTGAATCTTTTTATTTGCCAGGTCTTAATGATTCTAAAAAAATTCCAGAATCAAAAAGGGAACGGTTTTATGAGATGATTTTTAAGGAAGCACTATCCATAGGTGTGGGTGTTGTACATAGCGAAGTTATTGATGAAATCAATATATATCAAGCCACGAAAAAGGCAATGGTGGCCGCAGTGAACGATTTGTCAGAACTTCCTGATCATTTGCTGATCGATGCGATGGAACTGGATGTGCCGATTCCGCAGCTTTCACTCATAAAGGGGGACTCAAGAAGCATTAGCATCTCTGCGGCCTCCATAATAGCGAAAGTGACCCGTGATAGGATGATGAAGGAATATGGTGAAAAATATCCGGAATATGGTTTCGAAAAGCACATGGGTTACGGGACGAGCCAACATTTAGAAGCACTCCGCACGCACGGGCTTACACCTTGGCATAGAAGAAGTTTTGCACCAGTTAAGGAAATCGCTGCAAGAACGAAGAGCTAA